A window of the bacterium genome harbors these coding sequences:
- a CDS encoding helix-turn-helix domain-containing protein: MERQSNYDDVALLSLTKAAQIMRIGKSRIYDLINTNKIKIVDLNGVIRIPYFEIRRCLEDLSGYTYYSQKSVDQTATSKKIITNPKDIMNKIKKSGNGNE; the protein is encoded by the coding sequence ATGGAAAGACAGTCTAACTATGATGACGTAGCACTTTTGAGTCTTACTAAAGCTGCTCAGATTATGCGCATTGGAAAGTCTCGTATTTATGATTTAATAAACACAAATAAAATAAAAATTGTCGACTTAAATGGAGTAATCCGAATACCTTACTTTGAAATAAGAAGGTGCCTGGAAGATCTAAGTGGATATACATATTATTCACAAAAATCTGTTGATCAAACTGCAACAAGTAAAAAAATTATTACTAATCCAAAGGATATAATGAATAAGATAAAGAAATCAGGGAATGGAAATGAATAA
- a CDS encoding site-specific integrase encodes MNNKKTKHLYKKNGFWFVRYKHPADKSWKGITTGLRDLEKNYEKAKIYRDEFLENLKKIETLEFKEGTIEQAFDRFKELNSNKSKSTQATYEYFFDYLKEYIDVSQPCLVITKLKSEGFISWLFKKDALEQNTKYGIQKNFVKFLNFLFEYEYIPKFFKLNKDVRIKPAVKEPIIFSNKDRKKIISELVPQEKNENFQLMIYLLMYSGLRPSDIINLKVDQIDLEKMEMRFYSSKTGNWFVRPIHNNIKEILSKSIEGKKSERLFDYAEVKNMGKAFQRYLSDIGLSGKDYDLRTFRKDFISRSQEAGVPINVTASLVGHSNIKTTMTYYTKLSSNHLKKELKKLK; translated from the coding sequence ATGAATAATAAAAAAACAAAACATTTATATAAAAAGAATGGATTTTGGTTTGTTAGGTATAAACATCCAGCAGATAAAAGTTGGAAAGGAATAACGACAGGATTGCGAGATCTTGAAAAGAACTATGAGAAAGCTAAAATCTACAGAGATGAGTTTTTAGAAAATCTGAAGAAAATCGAAACACTTGAATTTAAAGAGGGAACTATTGAACAAGCTTTTGACAGGTTTAAAGAACTCAATTCCAATAAATCAAAATCAACACAAGCGACCTATGAGTATTTTTTCGATTATCTCAAAGAATACATTGATGTTTCCCAACCTTGCCTGGTAATTACTAAGCTGAAAAGTGAAGGATTTATATCATGGTTATTCAAAAAAGATGCTCTTGAACAGAATACTAAATATGGAATTCAAAAGAATTTCGTAAAGTTTCTGAACTTTTTATTTGAGTATGAGTACATACCTAAATTCTTCAAGCTTAATAAGGACGTTAGAATAAAACCGGCTGTCAAGGAACCAATCATATTTTCTAACAAGGATAGGAAGAAAATAATTTCAGAATTAGTCCCGCAAGAAAAAAATGAAAATTTCCAGTTAATGATTTACCTGCTAATGTATTCAGGTTTAAGACCGAGTGACATTATCAACCTTAAGGTTGACCAGATAGATTTGGAAAAAATGGAGATGCGATTTTATTCCTCGAAGACAGGTAATTGGTTTGTAAGGCCGATTCACAACAACATAAAAGAAATACTCTCTAAGAGCATAGAAGGTAAAAAATCAGAACGACTTTTTGACTATGCCGAAGTTAAAAATATGGGTAAAGCATTCCAGCGTTATTTATCTGATATTGGCCTCTCAGGTAAGGATTATGATTTAAGGACATTCAGAAAGGATTTTATTTCCAGAAGCCAGGAAGCAGGAGTTCCTATTAATGTTACAGCATCTTTAGTGGGCCATAGCAATATAAAAACCACAATGACTTACTATACAAAACTCTCATCAAATCACCTTAAAAAAGAACTAAAAAAACTAAAGTAG
- a CDS encoding ATP-dependent 6-phosphofructokinase, with translation MGKNLEVRKIGILTGGGDCPGLNAVIRGVTKPAQDHGMTVYGILDGFEGFVEGKTIELRNEDVSGILSRGGTILGSSNKGDPFHWPVEKEGKIEILDKSQNVLRNYKALDLDAVIAIGGDGTMHICKKLMDMGINIVGVPKTIDNDLDATDMTFGHDSAVFVVSEALDRLHTTASSHHRVIVVEVMGRYAGWIALHGGLAGGADLILIPEFPFSWESVYDKIHKRELQGKRFSLVCVAEGAKPIGGQLVTKGTDVKRTDPIQLGGIGKVVADNIEKNTGRETRVTVLGHLQRGGSPTPFDRILSTKFGAFAIGLAAKKKYGKMAALRGNEIVEVEIAAAISRQKLVKPDNQAVLAARAIGISFGDE, from the coding sequence ATGGGTAAAAATTTAGAGGTCAGGAAGATTGGAATTTTGACCGGCGGCGGTGATTGTCCGGGTTTAAATGCAGTCATTCGCGGCGTTACAAAGCCAGCTCAGGATCATGGTATGACGGTATATGGAATACTCGATGGTTTCGAAGGGTTTGTCGAAGGAAAAACTATTGAGCTTAGAAATGAAGATGTGTCAGGAATATTGTCACGTGGCGGAACAATTCTCGGTTCCTCAAATAAAGGTGATCCGTTTCATTGGCCCGTTGAAAAGGAAGGAAAGATTGAGATTCTTGATAAATCACAGAACGTATTGAGAAATTACAAAGCACTTGATCTGGATGCAGTAATTGCGATTGGCGGTGATGGTACGATGCACATCTGTAAAAAATTAATGGATATGGGAATTAACATTGTTGGAGTTCCTAAGACAATAGATAATGATCTGGATGCTACCGATATGACATTCGGTCATGATTCTGCGGTGTTTGTTGTCTCCGAGGCATTGGACCGTTTACACACAACTGCATCATCACATCATCGGGTTATCGTTGTCGAAGTAATGGGAAGATATGCCGGATGGATCGCTCTTCATGGTGGATTAGCAGGAGGAGCTGATTTAATCCTTATTCCTGAATTCCCATTTTCATGGGAAAGTGTTTATGATAAAATTCATAAAAGAGAATTGCAGGGAAAAAGGTTTAGTCTCGTCTGCGTAGCTGAAGGTGCAAAGCCAATTGGCGGTCAGCTTGTTACAAAAGGAACTGATGTAAAAAGGACAGATCCGATTCAGCTTGGCGGAATTGGAAAAGTAGTCGCTGACAATATTGAGAAAAATACCGGCAGGGAAACTCGCGTGACTGTTTTAGGTCATTTGCAGCGAGGAGGTAGTCCAACACCATTTGACAGAATTCTATCAACAAAATTTGGTGCATTCGCAATTGGTCTTGCTGCAAAGAAAAAGTACGGAAAGATGGCTGCACTAAGAGGAAATGAGATAGTTGAAGTCGAGATTGCAGCTGCAATTTCGAGGCAAAAATTAGTCAAGCCCGATAACCAGGCAGTGCTTGCAGCGCGAGCAATCGGGATCAGTTTCGGTGATGAATAA
- the rnhC gene encoding ribonuclease HIII translates to MNSQENTALNIISRYSRHLIKEKFTVTEPIKNEYSYQVFISTGNEKISLHVFFGKKGNKIVLQGNKDLKIYKKVSDLIFGERLIVEEKTECEPSYPYIGTDESGKGDFFGPLVIAGVYINPNLSAYLKQIGIKDSKELSDTQTSQLASELVKLPDLIYDLIIINPEKYNELYEKMGNLNLMMGWAHAKVIENLLHKCNAEYVISDKFGNEKIIIDSLQQKGRSINLNQVTKGERFMAVAAASILAREVIIKWFKNQSKKLKFEIPKGASVDVELASRKLVEKYGDEVVKKLVKLHFKTSRKVFNQ, encoded by the coding sequence GTGAACTCACAAGAAAATACCGCACTGAATATAATATCACGTTATAGTCGTCATCTCATAAAAGAAAAATTTACAGTTACTGAGCCAATAAAGAATGAATATTCATACCAGGTATTTATAAGCACCGGTAATGAAAAAATTTCATTGCATGTTTTCTTTGGAAAGAAAGGGAACAAAATTGTTCTTCAGGGCAACAAAGACTTGAAAATTTATAAGAAAGTGAGTGATTTGATTTTTGGCGAACGATTAATAGTAGAAGAGAAAACTGAATGCGAACCATCATATCCATACATAGGTACAGATGAATCCGGCAAAGGTGATTTTTTTGGTCCGCTTGTAATCGCGGGAGTTTATATTAATCCAAATCTCTCTGCTTACCTAAAGCAAATTGGAATAAAAGACAGCAAAGAACTTAGTGATACCCAAACAAGTCAGCTTGCCTCTGAATTAGTAAAGCTTCCTGACCTAATTTATGATTTGATTATCATTAATCCTGAAAAGTACAACGAGCTTTATGAGAAAATGGGAAATCTGAATCTGATGATGGGTTGGGCACATGCAAAAGTTATAGAAAATCTATTGCATAAATGTAATGCTGAATACGTAATCAGCGATAAATTCGGGAATGAGAAAATCATTATAGATTCATTACAGCAAAAAGGCAGGTCAATAAATCTTAATCAGGTTACAAAAGGTGAAAGATTTATGGCAGTTGCAGCTGCTTCAATCCTGGCTCGTGAGGTAATAATTAAATGGTTTAAGAATCAAAGCAAAAAGCTTAAATTTGAAATACCTAAAGGAGCTTCTGTTGATGTTGAATTGGCATCCAGAAAGCTAGTTGAAAAATATGGGGATGAAGTCGTAAAGAAACTAGTTAAGTTGCACTTCAAAACTTCCCGCAAAGTGTTTAATCAATAA
- a CDS encoding 16S rRNA (uracil(1498)-N(3))-methyltransferase yields MELLSDIELYFTPPELIQTGELTLSGEEFHHAVNVMRHSVDDSLYVTNGEGTVFRSEIIRITKSELSAKIIDIQQFNNHYKNIWFCIPSLKNVDRLKFAIEKCVELGITNFILFTSRYTISKKVNPEKLQKTTLAAMKQSLRAFFPKLITATFNDIVSYEGRKILFDQKSTKIFEGDVDPNEAVYFLFGPEGGFDKLEMEKVNLENHFSLSSNRLRSETAIIKCASLLKF; encoded by the coding sequence TTGGAGCTTCTTTCTGATATAGAATTATATTTTACTCCACCTGAATTAATTCAAACTGGAGAATTAACTCTTTCCGGTGAAGAATTTCATCACGCGGTAAATGTAATGCGTCATTCTGTGGATGATTCTTTGTATGTCACGAATGGAGAAGGGACCGTATTCAGATCAGAAATAATCCGAATCACTAAATCAGAATTATCTGCAAAAATTATAGATATCCAGCAGTTTAATAATCATTATAAAAATATCTGGTTTTGTATCCCTTCATTAAAAAATGTTGATCGTCTTAAGTTTGCAATTGAAAAATGTGTCGAACTTGGGATTACTAATTTTATACTATTCACTTCGAGATATACAATTTCAAAAAAGGTTAATCCGGAAAAACTTCAAAAGACTACGCTTGCAGCAATGAAGCAATCGTTAAGAGCATTTTTTCCAAAACTAATCACAGCTACATTTAATGACATTGTTAGTTACGAAGGACGGAAAATTTTGTTCGATCAGAAATCAACAAAAATTTTTGAAGGTGATGTGGATCCGAATGAAGCAGTATACTTTTTATTTGGTCCTGAAGGCGGCTTCGATAAACTCGAAATGGAAAAAGTAAATCTCGAAAACCATTTCTCATTATCTTCAAACCGGCTAAGAAGTGAAACCGCAATAATTAAATGTGCTTCACTGCTTAAATTCTAA